Part of the Arthrobacter globiformis genome is shown below.
GGTGTGGGCCGCCGGCAACATCTGCGACCCAACTGCCCAGGTAATAGCGGCAGCATCGGCAGGGGTCAAGGCAGCCACGGCCATCAATGCCGATCTTGTCGACGAGGACACCCGGCGGGCAGTAGAGGTCGCCAGGCGAACGGCCTTCCCCAAAGCGGCGCTATCTTAGGTTGTACCCGGTTCCGGAGGGGTCTGCCGTCTCAGAGCTCTAGGAAGCTCGCAGCAGCCCTGCGAGTTCTTTGTGATGGGTGGCCGGCCACCAGTGCCCGCCGTCGACAGGGATGACGGTCAGGTCAGTCACCCAAGACCTCAGTCCGGCTGTCAGATGCGGTGACAGGAAAGGATCCTTGAGCGGGACCACCACGGTCACGGGGACACCTACGGGCGTGGGGGCCTTTACCTTGCCTGAAGGGAAGCGGTTGCTGCGGTATAGGGCCAACCCGCGAATGGGGTTGTCATTGACGCGGCGTCCCGCCGCGTTTTCGTAGAGGCGGGTAAGGAATAGGCGCCAGGCTGCTTCGGGTAGCAGGGGGACCTGGAACGCGGCAATGTAGCTGCTGCGAAGGAGCTGGGCTACCAGCTGTGGCCAGCCACGTAGGTTGCCGGCACGAGAGCGCATCCAGCGGAGGAAGTGACCAAGGTCCGGCCCGGAGATGCTGGTGAAACGAGAGATAACACCTGAGGCGCGCGGGTCCTGGACCGCGGCCCAGCCCTGGATCGAACCCCAGTCGTGGCCTATGAGGTGAACGTTGGCCGCACCCGTGGATGCCAGAACAGCGAACAGGTCATTCACCAGAGTGTTTAGAGTGAAGTCACCAGGCGGTTCCTTCACGGAGGACATTCCGGCGTTGCGCGTGTCGTAGGCGATCACGTGGTGGGTGACCGCGAGTTCGGCGATGGCCGGGAGAAAAAGTTGGTGGTCATCGGGGTATCCGTGCACGAGGAGCAGGGTGGGCACCCCGTGTGCTGGAGGTGGACCATATTCGAACACGGCTAGCTCCGCTCCCGCGGACAGGACAGTGCTACGGCGTTCCTTCCGTGCTTGCATCTGCCTCACCCTACAGCGCATTAGCTGCTTACTGGGAGGCGTTTCGGCGTGCGGTTTAGCTTTCCGCCGTCGGCCGCTCCGATAGCGTTACCTTGGTATCCCCGGTGTCCGTCCCCCTGCGGTATTCGATGCTGACGGTCTGGCCCGGAGCCTTGCTCCGGAGCGCAGCGAGCAGGTCCTCTGGTGCGTTGAGTTTTTGACCTTCGAGGGACAACAACGCGTCCCCGGGCCTCAACCCTGCACGGTCAGCCGGGCCGTTCCTGACAACCGAGAGGACCAGAACGCCCTCAGTGCCCGGCAGGTGAAGCTGCTCGGCTATCTGCGGGGTGATATCGGCGGGAGAGAGGCCAATGAACGAGTGGTCTGCCTTACCGTCCTTCAGCAACTGCTCTGCCACGCGAACAGCCGTCGCTGCCGGAATGGCAAAGCCCAAAGCGACCGCGCCGGACTGGGGCGGGATATAGGCTTCACTGATGCCGACGATCTCAGCGCGGGAGTTCACGACCGCGCCCCCGGAGTTGCCTGGGCTGATGGCCGCATCCGTCTGAATCAGGTCCACGAGTGACTGGCTGCTGGCGGCTGATCCCGGAATTTGGCGGTGCAGCCCGGAGATGATGCCGGACGTGGCAGTGTTTTCAAAGCCCAGCGGGGATCCGATGACTATCGCCAGTTCCCCGATGCGGGGGAGGTCTTTCTGGAACTTGGCAGCCGGAAGGTCTTTGCGTTGGGCTTCCACCAGCGCCAGGTCCGAAATCGCGTCTGTGGCCCGTACTTTGCCCGGCACCCGCTGCCCGTCGGCGAAGGCCACCTCGACGTTGGTGTTGCCCCGCACCACGTGCTCATTGGTCAGGACCAGCCCGTTCGCTGTGTACACGACGCCGCTTCCCAAGCCATCCTGCGTGAAAACTGTGACCACCGACGGCTGGACATTCTGGATGATGGTAGGAATGTCGGCCGCTTGGGGCGGCCCGCTGACCTGGGCGCTTTGTGTTGGGGCGCTCTGGCTGCCCTGACCGCTGGAGGAGCTTGTGCCAGGGGGTGTGACCGCAGGTCCCTGGTTGACCGTGCATCCGGTCACGGCGAAGATTACGAGGCCCGTCAGCGCCGTGGCACGAAGACGGTTATAACGTGGATGTGCAGCTGGCCTGAATCGCATGTGCTTCCCTATCGCAGCAGATGTTCCTAAGTATGCTCCGGTGGACACAGCCCGAACCAGATGTCTGTCTGCCGGCACAGAGCACCTTAACGGACGACACGGCTAGCGCCGAGGAACCGCGGCGGTGACCTGCGCGGCACAGGTGACCC
Proteins encoded:
- a CDS encoding alpha/beta fold hydrolase, with product MQARKERRSTVLSAGAELAVFEYGPPPAHGVPTLLLVHGYPDDHQLFLPAIAELAVTHHVIAYDTRNAGMSSVKEPPGDFTLNTLVNDLFAVLASTGAANVHLIGHDWGSIQGWAAVQDPRASGVISRFTSISGPDLGHFLRWMRSRAGNLRGWPQLVAQLLRSSYIAAFQVPLLPEAAWRLFLTRLYENAAGRRVNDNPIRGLALYRSNRFPSGKVKAPTPVGVPVTVVVPLKDPFLSPHLTAGLRSWVTDLTVIPVDGGHWWPATHHKELAGLLRAS
- a CDS encoding S1C family serine protease, encoding MVTVFTQDGLGSGVVYTANGLVLTNEHVVRGNTNVEVAFADGQRVPGKVRATDAISDLALVEAQRKDLPAAKFQKDLPRIGELAIVIGSPLGFENTATSGIISGLHRQIPGSAASSQSLVDLIQTDAAISPGNSGGAVVNSRAEIVGISEAYIPPQSGAVALGFAIPAATAVRVAEQLLKDGKADHSFIGLSPADITPQIAEQLHLPGTEGVLVLSVVRNGPADRAGLRPGDALLSLEGQKLNAPEDLLAALRSKAPGQTVSIEYRRGTDTGDTKVTLSERPTAES